One window of the Crassaminicella thermophila genome contains the following:
- the yunB gene encoding sporulation protein YunB: MRYRRYHHRKMKSSLKAFISILITFLVLIYGFLLVDQKIKPAFIAIAEVKAREIATRAINESVNATVSQDIKYQDLIFIRTDNEGSVTMMQANTMMMNKLASEVALSVQDNIKQIKASSVRVPLGTVFKSQLLAKYGPKIQINVTPIGMVSVNFKTEFEESGINQTRHKIYLVVKTQVRIIVPFSSKATMVETAVPIAETIIVGKVPQNYIFVPKDEVLNVVPNDISQ; this comes from the coding sequence TTGCGTTATAGGAGATATCACCATAGAAAAATGAAAAGTAGCTTAAAAGCATTTATTAGTATATTAATCACTTTTTTAGTACTTATTTATGGATTCTTACTAGTTGATCAGAAAATAAAGCCTGCATTTATAGCGATAGCTGAGGTTAAAGCAAGAGAAATTGCTACTCGAGCTATTAACGAATCTGTAAATGCAACAGTTTCACAAGATATAAAATATCAAGATTTAATTTTTATAAGAACAGATAATGAAGGCAGTGTTACGATGATGCAAGCAAATACAATGATGATGAACAAATTAGCATCAGAGGTTGCATTATCTGTTCAAGATAACATTAAACAAATAAAGGCTTCATCTGTAAGGGTTCCATTAGGAACTGTATTTAAGAGTCAACTTTTAGCAAAATATGGTCCTAAAATTCAAATTAATGTTACCCCTATTGGAATGGTGAGTGTGAATTTTAAAACAGAATTTGAGGAATCAGGGATAAATCAAACAAGACATAAAATATATCTAGTTGTTAAAACACAAGTAAGAATTATAGTTCCTTTTTCTTCTAAGGCGACAATGGTTGAAACAGCTGTACCTATTGCAGAAACAATTATCGTTGGTAAAGTGCCACAAAACTATATTTTTGTGCCTAAGGATGAGGTTTTGAATGTTGTTCCTAATGATATATCACAATAA
- the pstB gene encoding phosphate ABC transporter ATP-binding protein PstB has product MGAILKIKNLSVDFDNKKIIKNINMKIEEKKITAIIGPSGCGKSTFIKSLNRMIEEEKNSTIHGAILLNGKNIRDMDKEQVREKIGMVFQSPTPFPLSIYENMTYAPVYYGIKDKKQLKLIVEEKLKIAGLYEEVKHDLKMKATKLSGGQQQRLCIARALTVEPEILLLDEPCSALDIKNTANIEEMLMKLSDIYTIIIVTHNLSQAKRIADYTAFMLNGEIVEYGKTEELFESPKDIRTKQYIDGSFG; this is encoded by the coding sequence ATGGGTGCTATTCTTAAGATCAAAAATTTATCTGTGGATTTTGATAATAAGAAAATTATTAAAAATATAAATATGAAAATTGAAGAAAAAAAGATTACAGCAATTATAGGTCCTTCTGGATGTGGAAAGTCTACTTTTATTAAAAGCCTAAATAGAATGATAGAAGAGGAAAAAAATTCAACAATTCATGGTGCAATACTATTAAATGGGAAAAATATAAGGGACATGGATAAGGAACAAGTACGTGAAAAAATAGGAATGGTATTCCAAAGTCCTACTCCTTTTCCATTGTCAATATATGAAAATATGACTTATGCTCCTGTTTATTATGGAATAAAGGATAAAAAACAATTAAAACTTATTGTAGAAGAAAAATTAAAGATTGCTGGTCTTTATGAAGAGGTAAAACATGATTTAAAGATGAAAGCAACAAAACTTTCGGGAGGACAGCAACAACGTCTTTGTATTGCTAGAGCATTGACTGTTGAACCAGAAATATTATTATTAGATGAACCTTGTTCAGCTTTGGATATAAAAAATACTGCAAATATTGAAGAAATGCTGATGAAGCTTTCTGATATATATACTATTATCATTGTTACCCATAATCTTTCTCAGGCAAAGAGAATTGCTGATTATACAGCTTTTATGTTAAATGGAGAAATCGTAGAATATGGAAAGACGGAAGAATTGTTTGAGAGTCCTAAAGACATAAGAACTAAGCAGTATATAGATGGAAGTTTTGGATAG
- a CDS encoding PstA family ABC transporter permease yields the protein MKKNKRHIGIKLWSIISGIILIVLVLYINIYIFYKGIHGLNYKFLFYMPKGFPIGTEGGIFPAIIGSIYFTVIACFFASMIAIATALYLNFYCSNKKIYGIIHIVIQSTAGIPSIVLGLFGYTFLVVHLNLGISLLSGGIVLGIMIFPFIEVRVEKILEEINKDLVYASYALGISKSYTFFKVIIPMCFSEILSSIALAGGFAMGATAPIMFTGGVVYAPVPNSLLSPAMAFAISLIYINRRRDIDRKCI from the coding sequence ATGAAAAAAAATAAAAGACATATAGGAATAAAACTATGGAGTATAATAAGCGGAATAATACTTATAGTTTTAGTTTTATACATTAATATCTATATTTTTTATAAGGGTATACATGGATTAAATTATAAGTTTTTATTTTATATGCCAAAGGGGTTTCCTATTGGAACAGAGGGAGGAATATTTCCTGCTATTATAGGAAGTATTTACTTTACAGTAATTGCTTGTTTTTTTGCTAGTATGATTGCTATAGCGACAGCTTTATATCTTAATTTTTATTGTAGCAATAAAAAAATATATGGAATTATTCATATTGTCATTCAATCTACAGCAGGTATTCCATCAATTGTTTTGGGGTTATTTGGATATACTTTCTTAGTTGTTCATTTAAATTTAGGAATATCGTTATTATCTGGTGGGATTGTTTTAGGTATCATGATTTTTCCATTTATAGAAGTAAGAGTGGAAAAAATACTAGAGGAAATCAATAAAGATTTAGTATATGCTTCTTATGCTTTAGGTATTTCAAAATCATATACTTTTTTTAAAGTTATAATACCCATGTGTTTTAGTGAGATTCTATCTTCTATAGCTTTAGCAGGAGGTTTTGCTATGGGTGCAACAGCTCCTATAATGTTTACAGGAGGTGTTGTTTATGCACCTGTCCCTAATAGTTTACTTTCTCCTGCAATGGCTTTTGCCATATCACTTATATATATTAATAGGAGAAGGGATATCGATAGAAAATGCATATAA
- the pstC gene encoding phosphate ABC transporter permease subunit PstC has translation MHRKFEKIFAIIIKLLTFFSIIMLSFIIIFIIKESIPVFKKVSLLDFLFKMEWNPLGEPQSISIFPMILASIYVSLLAIIIALPIGVGSAIFLSSVLSEKIRKILKPAIDILAGIPSVIYGLIGLLVLVKFFEVNFDFSSGESVLAGGILLSIMILPYIISTCDESMIRISKQYKIMSEGLGVSKWHMIRYLILPASKKSIFAGSILALGRAMGETMAVMMVIGNSPVLPKLFGKAQTISALIALEMGGAEVDSLHYHALFAAGFVLMMILFFINMIFHYIIKNIDL, from the coding sequence ATGCATAGGAAATTTGAAAAAATATTTGCTATTATTATAAAATTACTTACTTTCTTTTCTATCATTATGCTTAGCTTTATTATTATATTTATTATAAAAGAAAGTATACCTGTTTTTAAGAAAGTTTCGTTATTAGATTTTTTATTTAAAATGGAATGGAATCCTTTAGGGGAACCCCAAAGTATATCGATATTTCCAATGATTTTAGCAAGTATTTATGTATCTTTATTAGCGATTATAATAGCTCTTCCTATTGGTGTAGGATCTGCAATATTCTTATCTAGCGTTTTAAGTGAAAAAATAAGAAAAATATTAAAGCCTGCTATTGATATATTAGCAGGCATTCCATCTGTTATTTATGGATTGATTGGATTATTGGTACTTGTAAAATTCTTTGAAGTTAATTTTGATTTTTCATCTGGAGAATCTGTCTTAGCAGGAGGAATATTACTTTCTATTATGATTCTTCCTTATATTATTTCTACATGTGATGAATCAATGATCAGAATTAGCAAGCAATATAAAATTATGTCAGAAGGCTTGGGTGTATCTAAATGGCATATGATTCGTTATCTGATTTTACCTGCATCTAAAAAAAGTATTTTTGCTGGAAGTATTTTAGCTTTAGGAAGGGCAATGGGAGAGACTATGGCTGTCATGATGGTTATAGGAAATAGTCCAGTTTTACCAAAGCTTTTTGGAAAAGCCCAAACTATATCAGCTCTTATTGCATTGGAGATGGGGGGAGCTGAGGTAGATAGTCTTCATTATCATGCTTTATTTGCTGCAGGCTTTGTATTGATGATGATTCTTTTTTTTATAAACATGATTTTTCACTATATAATAAAGAATATAGATTTATGA